The following proteins are co-located in the Paludibaculum fermentans genome:
- the rpoB gene encoding DNA-directed RNA polymerase subunit beta, with protein MATASNGTPRERVDFSKIRTSVPIPNLIEVQKRSYERFLQMDLLPDERDDIGLQSVFKSVFPITDFRGLSELEFVDYSIGNWECKCGSLKGLNHLRTVCRNPTCGATIKTDPFHPGDVLCDKCGTFNKNIVTFCNRCGDPVGLQLKYDQAECEERGMTYAAPLKVTIRLKMFDKDESGRKTVREFKEQEVFFGEIPLMTPNGTFIINGTERVIVSQLHRSPGVFFEKIQAQSYFLGKIIPYRGSWVEFEFDSKNLLYVRIDRKRKFYGSVFLRALGIKSDSEIIKSFYKHSELQLKDKKVYWKVDESLIGVKLGNALVSKSGETIHPPNRKIREATIEALRKAKVEAVEVTIAEIEGSWVASDVIDMDTGEVLAEANQELTATSLAKIMDAGIKSMDVFFAERDEVGNVISVTLKKDPVKSQNEALLEIYRKLRPGDPPTLDTATQLFHGMFFDPRKYDFSRVGRMKFNIKLYDNAEYAPEGTAGNPLDRRTLDETDFIDTIKYLLKLRKGIGAVDDIDHLGNRRVRAVGELLENQFRIGLVRMERAIKEKMAVYQEMSTAMPHDLVNAKPVMAAIREFFGSSQLSQFMDQTNPLSEITHKRRLSALGPGGLSRERAGFEVRDVHPTHYGRICPIETPEGPNIGLISSLSCFARINEYGFIESPYRRVVGSQVQDDVKILNPGGTNLKVGQVLTLKEMDRIMALPETKKLPPEFEAYCDYLSAWDEDKYVIAQANMALDGEGRIVNELVNTRKAGNFSLLAREEIQYMDVSPKQLVSVAASLIPFLENDDANRALMGSNMQRQAVPLLRADSPIVGTGMEKVTARDSGAVVLCKRAGVVDSVDSERIIVRVEGNIHEGQMSREVGADIYPLTKFKRSNQNTCINQKPIVYQGQKVKKGHVLADGPCTDQGELALGRNVLVAFMPWRGCNFEDAIIVSEKLVKEDYYTSIHIEEFEIEARDTKLGPEEITRDIPNISESFLRSLDESGIIMIGSKVKPGDILVGKVTPKGETQLTPEEKLLRAIFGEKAGDVKDASLYCPPGIEGVVVDAKVFSRKGADLDERSKSILESAIEKLHRNLDDEKRILGDERAKRLAALLDGKELLADLHDEKTNKKLLSKGQPLTRDVIEKMKARDLKRMKLTNRDPRLNEAIDEIEELTSRQIMVLEKISEEKIAKLKKGDELPPGVIKMVKIYIAMKRKLSVGDKMAGRHGNKGVISRIVPEEDMPYLENGTPVEIILNPLGVPSRMNVGQILETHLGWAGRELGKKYATPVFDGATEADIKGQLTEAELPTSGKVTLYDGMTGQGFEQPVTVGIIYMLKLSHLVDDKIHARSIGPYSLITQQPLGGKAQFGGQRFGEMEVWALEAYGAAYVLQELLTAKSDDVYGRAKIYEAIVKGEAAAEPGVPESFNVLIRELQSLCLDVELMKKPKEMPDTALAAD; from the coding sequence ATGGCTACTGCGTCCAACGGCACGCCTCGCGAGCGCGTCGACTTTTCCAAGATCAGGACCTCCGTCCCGATTCCAAACCTCATCGAAGTCCAGAAGCGCAGCTATGAACGCTTCCTGCAAATGGACCTGCTCCCCGATGAGCGTGACGACATCGGTCTGCAGAGTGTCTTCAAGAGCGTTTTTCCGATCACGGATTTCCGTGGTTTGTCGGAGCTGGAGTTCGTCGACTACTCGATTGGCAACTGGGAGTGCAAGTGCGGCAGCCTCAAGGGCTTGAACCACCTGCGCACGGTCTGCCGGAACCCCACCTGCGGCGCCACCATCAAGACCGATCCTTTCCATCCCGGCGACGTACTTTGCGACAAGTGCGGCACCTTCAATAAGAACATCGTCACCTTTTGCAACCGCTGCGGCGACCCCGTCGGCCTGCAATTGAAGTACGACCAGGCGGAGTGCGAAGAGCGGGGCATGACCTATGCCGCGCCGCTCAAAGTCACTATCCGCCTGAAGATGTTCGATAAGGACGAATCGGGCCGAAAGACTGTCCGCGAGTTCAAGGAGCAGGAGGTGTTCTTCGGCGAAATTCCGCTGATGACGCCGAACGGCACCTTTATCATCAACGGCACTGAGCGTGTGATCGTCAGCCAGTTGCACCGCTCGCCCGGCGTCTTCTTCGAGAAGATCCAGGCTCAGAGCTACTTCCTGGGCAAGATCATCCCGTACCGCGGCTCCTGGGTTGAGTTCGAGTTCGATTCCAAGAACCTTCTCTATGTCCGCATCGACCGTAAGCGCAAGTTCTACGGTTCGGTGTTCCTGCGCGCGCTGGGTATTAAGAGCGACTCCGAGATCATCAAGTCGTTCTACAAACACAGCGAACTGCAGCTGAAGGACAAGAAAGTCTACTGGAAGGTGGACGAGTCGCTGATCGGCGTGAAGCTGGGCAACGCCCTGGTTTCCAAGTCCGGCGAGACGATTCACCCGCCGAACCGCAAGATCCGTGAAGCTACGATCGAAGCGCTGCGCAAGGCCAAGGTGGAGGCGGTCGAAGTCACGATCGCTGAAATCGAAGGTTCCTGGGTAGCCTCCGACGTCATCGACATGGATACGGGCGAAGTCCTGGCCGAAGCGAACCAGGAACTCACCGCTACCAGCCTGGCCAAGATCATGGACGCCGGCATCAAGTCGATGGACGTGTTCTTTGCCGAGCGCGACGAAGTCGGCAACGTCATCTCGGTCACTTTGAAGAAAGACCCGGTGAAGTCGCAGAACGAAGCGCTGCTGGAAATCTACCGCAAGCTGCGCCCGGGCGACCCGCCGACGCTGGATACGGCCACGCAGTTGTTCCACGGCATGTTCTTCGACCCGCGCAAGTACGATTTCTCGCGCGTGGGCCGGATGAAGTTCAACATCAAGCTGTACGACAACGCCGAGTACGCACCCGAGGGGACGGCCGGCAACCCGCTGGACCGCCGTACGCTGGATGAGACCGACTTCATCGATACGATCAAGTACCTGTTGAAGCTCCGCAAGGGCATCGGCGCGGTCGACGACATCGATCACCTCGGAAACCGCCGCGTTCGCGCGGTGGGCGAATTGCTCGAGAACCAGTTCCGCATCGGCCTGGTCCGCATGGAGCGGGCGATCAAGGAAAAGATGGCCGTCTACCAGGAAATGTCGACGGCGATGCCGCACGACCTGGTGAACGCCAAGCCTGTCATGGCCGCGATCCGCGAATTCTTCGGATCGAGCCAGCTGTCACAGTTCATGGATCAGACCAATCCTCTGTCGGAGATTACGCACAAGCGCCGCCTCTCCGCCCTTGGACCAGGCGGTCTAAGCCGCGAACGCGCCGGCTTCGAAGTCCGCGACGTGCACCCGACGCACTACGGCCGTATCTGCCCGATTGAAACGCCGGAAGGTCCGAACATCGGCCTGATCTCGTCGTTGAGCTGTTTTGCGCGAATCAACGAGTACGGCTTCATCGAGAGCCCGTACCGCCGCGTGGTGGGCTCGCAGGTCCAGGACGATGTGAAGATCCTGAATCCGGGCGGTACCAACCTGAAAGTGGGCCAGGTGCTCACGCTGAAGGAAATGGACCGCATCATGGCGCTTCCCGAGACGAAGAAGCTCCCGCCCGAGTTCGAAGCGTATTGCGACTACCTCTCGGCTTGGGACGAAGACAAGTACGTCATCGCCCAGGCGAACATGGCGCTGGACGGTGAAGGCCGCATCGTCAACGAACTGGTGAACACCCGCAAGGCTGGCAACTTCTCGCTGCTGGCTCGCGAAGAGATCCAGTACATGGACGTCAGCCCGAAACAGCTTGTGTCGGTGGCCGCCTCGCTGATCCCGTTCCTCGAGAACGACGACGCGAACCGCGCGTTGATGGGATCGAACATGCAACGCCAGGCAGTTCCGCTGCTGCGCGCCGATTCACCCATCGTGGGTACGGGCATGGAAAAGGTGACGGCTCGCGACTCGGGCGCCGTGGTGCTCTGCAAGCGCGCGGGCGTGGTGGATTCGGTCGATAGCGAACGCATCATTGTCCGCGTGGAAGGCAACATCCACGAAGGCCAGATGTCGCGCGAAGTCGGCGCCGATATCTATCCGCTGACCAAGTTCAAGCGTTCGAACCAGAACACCTGTATCAACCAGAAGCCCATTGTGTACCAGGGGCAGAAGGTGAAGAAGGGCCATGTTCTGGCCGACGGTCCTTGTACCGACCAGGGCGAGCTCGCTCTTGGCCGCAACGTGCTGGTGGCGTTCATGCCCTGGCGCGGCTGCAACTTTGAGGACGCGATCATCGTGTCCGAGAAGCTGGTGAAGGAAGACTACTACACCTCGATCCACATCGAGGAGTTCGAAATCGAAGCGCGCGATACGAAGCTGGGTCCGGAAGAGATCACGCGCGACATTCCGAACATCTCGGAGAGCTTCCTGCGGAGCCTCGACGAGAGCGGCATCATCATGATCGGCTCGAAGGTGAAGCCGGGCGACATTCTGGTGGGCAAGGTGACGCCGAAGGGCGAAACCCAGCTGACGCCGGAAGAAAAGCTCCTGCGCGCCATCTTCGGTGAAAAGGCCGGCGACGTGAAGGACGCGTCACTCTACTGCCCGCCTGGTATCGAAGGCGTGGTGGTGGACGCGAAGGTCTTCTCCCGCAAGGGCGCCGACCTGGACGAGCGCAGCAAGTCGATTCTGGAATCGGCGATCGAAAAGCTGCACCGCAACCTGGATGACGAAAAGCGCATCCTGGGTGACGAGCGCGCCAAGCGCCTGGCCGCCCTGCTGGACGGCAAGGAACTGCTGGCCGACCTGCACGACGAAAAGACCAACAAGAAGCTGCTGAGCAAGGGCCAGCCGCTGACCCGCGACGTCATCGAGAAGATGAAGGCGCGTGATCTGAAGCGCATGAAGCTGACGAATCGCGATCCTCGCCTGAACGAGGCGATCGACGAGATCGAAGAGCTGACTTCGCGCCAGATCATGGTGCTGGAGAAGATCAGCGAAGAGAAGATCGCCAAGCTGAAGAAGGGCGATGAGCTCCCCCCCGGCGTCATCAAGATGGTGAAAATCTACATCGCGATGAAGCGCAAGCTGTCGGTGGGCGACAAGATGGCCGGCCGCCATGGTAACAAGGGTGTCATTTCGCGCATCGTGCCGGAAGAAGACATGCCGTACCTGGAGAACGGTACGCCGGTCGAGATCATCCTCAATCCGCTGGGCGTTCCCAGCCGTATGAACGTCGGCCAGATCCTGGAAACACACCTGGGTTGGGCCGGCCGGGAACTGGGCAAGAAGTATGCCACTCCGGTGTTCGACGGCGCCACGGAAGCTGACATCAAGGGCCAGCTGACGGAAGCGGAACTGCCGACCAGCGGCAAGGTCACGCTCTACGACGGCATGACGGGACAGGGCTTCGAACAGCCTGTCACGGTGGGCATCATCTACATGCTGAAGCTGAGCCACCTGGTGGACGACAAGATCCACGCGCGCTCCATCGGACCGTACTCACTGATCACCCAGCAGCCGCTGGGCGGCAAGGCGCAGTTCGGCGGACAGCGCTTCGGCGAAATGGAAGTCTGGGCGCTTGAAGCTTACGGCGCCGCTTACGTTCTGCAGGAGCTGTTGACGGCCAAGTCGGACGACGTCTATGGCCGTGCGAAGATCTACGAGGCGATTGTGAAGGGCGAGGCGGCCGCCGAACCGGGCGTGCCGGAATCGTTCAACGTGCTCATCCGCGAGCTGCAGTCGCTTTGTCTGGATGTGGAACTGATGAAGAAGCCGAAGGAAATGCCGGACACGGCATTGGCGGCGGACTAA
- the rplL gene encoding 50S ribosomal protein L7/L12, with product MADINAIAENIQGLTLLEASQLVKLLEEKLGVSAAAAAVAVAAPAAGGAAAAVVEEKTEFNVILTAAGANKINVIKVVREVTSLGLKEAKDLVEAAPKAIKEGVNKDEAETIKKKFVDAGATVEIK from the coding sequence ATGGCTGACATCAACGCGATTGCCGAAAATATCCAGGGCCTGACGCTTCTGGAAGCCTCCCAGCTGGTGAAGCTGCTTGAGGAAAAGCTGGGTGTTTCCGCCGCCGCCGCCGCTGTTGCCGTTGCCGCTCCTGCGGCCGGCGGCGCTGCCGCAGCGGTTGTGGAAGAAAAGACCGAGTTCAACGTCATTCTGACGGCTGCCGGCGCCAACAAGATCAACGTGATCAAGGTTGTGCGTGAAGTGACCAGCCTCGGCCTGAAGGAAGCCAAGGACCTCGTGGAAGCGGCTCCGAAGGCGATCAAGGAAGGCGTTAACAAGGACGAAGCCGAGACGATCAAGAAGAAGTTCGTCGACGCCGGCGCCACCGTCGAGATCAAGTAG
- the rplJ gene encoding 50S ribosomal protein L10: protein MKERKKKQADLEKLRGELQKSPNVFVTGFTKLTVAQDFELRKTVRGAGGMYHVIKNTIAEKASAGLESAQVLAGLKGVSAVAYTTGDPVALAKALTAYAKANPTFTFKSGLVEGRAIDLSAIQELSSMPAKEVIYAKLLWVINAPAQQLVTVLNGVGRDLAVVIDQGVQENKFSS, encoded by the coding sequence ATGAAGGAAAGAAAAAAGAAACAAGCAGATCTCGAGAAACTGCGTGGTGAGCTTCAGAAATCCCCGAACGTGTTTGTGACGGGCTTCACGAAGCTGACCGTGGCGCAGGATTTCGAATTGCGCAAGACCGTTCGCGGGGCTGGCGGGATGTATCACGTGATCAAGAACACGATCGCGGAGAAGGCGTCCGCCGGACTGGAATCCGCACAGGTTTTGGCAGGGCTGAAGGGTGTGTCCGCGGTGGCTTACACCACTGGGGATCCGGTAGCTCTGGCGAAGGCCCTGACGGCTTACGCGAAGGCAAATCCGACATTTACTTTCAAGTCTGGCTTGGTGGAAGGCCGTGCGATCGACCTGAGTGCGATCCAGGAACTGTCCAGCATGCCGGCGAAGGAAGTGATCTACGCCAAGCTGTTGTGGGTGATCAATGCTCCGGCACAGCAACTGGTCACTGTCTTGAATGGCGTGGGCCGCGATCTCGCCGTGGTCATCGATCAGGGCGTCCAGGAAAACAAGTTTTCCTCCTAG
- the rplA gene encoding 50S ribosomal protein L1: MARKPGKKYTAAAGQIEKRPYTLEDAIPLVQKIKFSKFDETVEVHMRLGVDPKHADQMVRGTVVLPNGLGKSKRVLVIASGDKIREAEAAGAEFFGGDELVEKIQKENWMDFDAVIATPDMMRSMARLGKILGPRGLMPNPKTGTVTTDVTKAVNEVKAGKVEFRVDKTGVIHAPVGKVGFATDKLLENASTLIQAVIKAKPSVAKGKYVKSATVCSTMGPGVALDVTVYNLRQL, translated from the coding sequence ATGGCAAGAAAACCAGGCAAAAAGTATACTGCGGCCGCGGGGCAAATCGAGAAGCGGCCCTACACGCTCGAAGACGCCATCCCGCTGGTACAAAAGATCAAGTTCTCGAAGTTCGACGAGACGGTCGAAGTGCACATGCGGTTGGGAGTCGATCCGAAGCACGCGGACCAGATGGTTCGCGGCACCGTCGTTCTGCCGAACGGGCTCGGCAAGAGCAAGCGGGTGCTGGTGATCGCCTCTGGCGACAAGATTCGTGAGGCAGAAGCGGCGGGCGCCGAATTTTTCGGCGGCGATGAGTTGGTGGAGAAGATCCAGAAAGAAAACTGGATGGACTTCGATGCTGTCATTGCGACCCCCGACATGATGCGGTCGATGGCGCGGTTGGGTAAGATACTGGGTCCTCGTGGCCTGATGCCGAACCCGAAAACCGGAACGGTGACGACGGACGTCACCAAGGCTGTCAACGAAGTGAAGGCCGGCAAGGTGGAGTTCCGCGTAGACAAGACTGGCGTGATTCACGCGCCGGTGGGCAAGGTTGGTTTTGCGACCGACAAGTTGCTGGAAAACGCGAGCACACTGATTCAGGCCGTCATTAAGGCGAAGCCTTCGGTGGCCAAGGGCAAGTACGTGAAGAGTGCAACGGTCTGCTCCACCATGGGGCCGGGCGTCGCTCTGGACGTAACTGTCTACAACCTCCGTCAACTGTAG
- the rplK gene encoding 50S ribosomal protein L11, with amino-acid sequence MAKKVTAQVKLQIPAGKATPAPPVGTALGPQGVNIMEFCKAFNAKTSAKDQEGLIIPVVITIYSDRSFTFITKTPPVAILVKRACNLAKGSAEPNKNKVGKITMKQVEEIAKLKMPDLNSFDIDSAIAQVKGACVSMGVEVIN; translated from the coding sequence ATGGCGAAGAAAGTAACGGCTCAAGTGAAGCTGCAAATTCCGGCGGGGAAGGCGACTCCGGCGCCTCCAGTCGGCACGGCGCTCGGTCCGCAGGGCGTCAACATTATGGAGTTCTGCAAGGCGTTCAACGCCAAGACCTCCGCCAAGGACCAGGAAGGGCTGATCATCCCGGTAGTCATCACGATCTACTCGGACCGTTCGTTCACCTTCATCACCAAGACGCCGCCGGTGGCGATTCTGGTGAAGCGTGCCTGCAACCTGGCGAAGGGCAGTGCGGAGCCGAATAAGAACAAAGTCGGCAAGATTACGATGAAGCAGGTTGAGGAAATCGCGAAGCTGAAGATGCCCGACCTGAATTCGTTTGATATCGATTCAGCGATTGCCCAGGTAAAGGGTGCGTGCGTTTCGATGGGCGTGGAAGTAATTAACTAG
- the nusG gene encoding transcription termination/antitermination protein NusG: MSEQDFDQNNEAGGIPDPSEDAPVNGAQSESPEEVTAEEIAAAADPNALPGMDWFIIHTYSGFENKVAESLRARASAYAFADRLGQILIPTEEVVELRNGKKVTSKRLLYPGYVMVQMAMDDELWHHVKNTPRVTGFVGGGNTPVPLTADEVNAILYRQASAAERPRPKMSFEKSETVRIVDGPFTNFQGKVDEVNSDRNTLRVLVTIFGRATPVELEFLQVEKIS, from the coding sequence ATGTCCGAGCAAGACTTCGATCAAAATAACGAGGCAGGCGGCATCCCCGATCCGTCTGAAGACGCGCCGGTAAACGGTGCCCAGTCGGAGTCTCCCGAGGAGGTAACCGCGGAGGAGATTGCCGCGGCGGCCGATCCGAATGCTCTCCCTGGCATGGATTGGTTCATCATCCACACCTACTCCGGATTCGAAAACAAGGTTGCGGAATCGCTGAGGGCCCGGGCCTCGGCGTATGCGTTTGCAGACCGGTTGGGTCAGATCCTGATTCCCACTGAAGAAGTGGTTGAGTTGAGGAATGGCAAGAAGGTCACCAGCAAGCGTCTGCTTTATCCGGGCTACGTCATGGTGCAGATGGCCATGGACGACGAGCTTTGGCATCACGTAAAGAACACGCCCCGGGTAACCGGGTTCGTGGGCGGCGGCAACACGCCGGTGCCGTTGACGGCGGACGAAGTAAACGCGATTCTTTACCGTCAGGCGTCGGCTGCTGAGCGGCCGCGTCCGAAGATGAGTTTCGAGAAGAGCGAGACCGTACGGATCGTGGATGGTCCGTTCACCAACTTCCAAGGCAAGGTGGACGAGGTGAACTCGGACCGGAACACGCTGCGCGTGCTCGTGACGATTTTTGGCCGCGCGACTCCGGTGGAGCTCGAATTTCTCCAGGTGGAGAAGATCAGCTAG
- the secE gene encoding preprotein translocase subunit SecE, producing MAAVTTAASGDNQPQTGVAGWIEQVKEYVSDLKAEMRRVSWPNKAQVQATTGVVIAAVFLFAAYFAVVDMLLGRAINQIFQTLARK from the coding sequence ATGGCGGCAGTAACTACGGCAGCGAGCGGCGACAACCAGCCACAGACCGGCGTCGCGGGCTGGATCGAACAGGTCAAGGAATACGTCTCGGATCTGAAAGCCGAGATGCGCCGGGTGAGCTGGCCCAACAAGGCACAAGTGCAAGCAACAACAGGGGTTGTGATCGCAGCAGTATTTCTGTTCGCGGCCTACTTCGCGGTGGTTGACATGCTGCTGGGCCGGGCGATCAATCAGATTTTCCAGACGCTGGCACGGAAGTAG
- the tuf gene encoding elongation factor Tu produces MAKEKFDRSKPHVNVGTIGHIDHGKTTLTAAITKTLAKHNPKVQFRSFDSIDNAPEEKARGITIAAAHVEYETANRHYAHVDCPGHADYIKNMITGAAQMDGAILVVAAPDGPMPQTREHVLLARQVGVPYIVVALNKVDMMDDAELLELVEMELRELLSSYGFPGDDLPICRVSALGALNGEPEWEKSVDDLMEAVDRYIPIPPRDVDKPFLMPIEDIFSIQGRGTVVTGRIEKGQVKVGEEVEIVGFRDTRKTVVTGVEMFKKLLDSGMAGDNVGLLLRGIDKDDVERGQVLAKPGSIKPHAKFRGEVYVLSKEEGGRHTPFFKGYRPQFYFRTTDVTGVMELPEGTEMVMPGDNVTVGVELITPVAMDKGLRFAIREGGRTVGAGTVSEVVLD; encoded by the coding sequence ATGGCGAAAGAGAAATTTGATCGCAGCAAACCGCACGTGAATGTTGGCACGATTGGCCACATCGACCACGGCAAGACCACGCTCACGGCAGCAATCACGAAGACGCTGGCCAAGCATAACCCGAAGGTGCAGTTCCGCAGCTTCGATTCGATCGACAACGCGCCCGAAGAAAAGGCACGAGGTATCACGATCGCGGCGGCGCACGTGGAGTACGAGACGGCGAATCGTCACTACGCGCACGTGGACTGCCCGGGCCACGCGGATTACATCAAGAACATGATCACCGGTGCGGCGCAGATGGACGGCGCGATCCTGGTGGTGGCGGCTCCTGACGGACCGATGCCCCAGACTCGTGAGCACGTACTGCTGGCCCGCCAGGTGGGTGTGCCGTACATCGTGGTTGCCCTGAACAAGGTCGACATGATGGACGACGCCGAACTGCTGGAACTGGTGGAGATGGAGCTGCGCGAGCTGCTTTCGAGCTACGGGTTCCCCGGCGACGACCTGCCGATCTGCCGCGTGAGCGCGCTGGGCGCGTTGAACGGCGAGCCGGAGTGGGAAAAGTCGGTGGACGACCTGATGGAAGCGGTGGATCGCTACATTCCGATTCCTCCGCGCGATGTGGACAAGCCGTTCCTGATGCCGATCGAAGACATCTTCTCGATCCAGGGCCGCGGGACGGTGGTGACGGGCCGTATTGAAAAGGGCCAGGTCAAGGTGGGCGAGGAAGTCGAGATTGTGGGCTTCCGCGACACGCGCAAGACGGTAGTCACGGGCGTGGAAATGTTCAAGAAGCTGCTGGACAGTGGCATGGCGGGCGACAATGTCGGCCTGTTGCTGCGCGGCATCGACAAGGACGACGTGGAGCGTGGTCAGGTGCTGGCGAAGCCGGGCTCGATCAAGCCGCACGCGAAGTTCCGGGGCGAAGTGTACGTCCTGTCGAAGGAAGAAGGCGGCCGCCATACCCCGTTCTTCAAGGGCTATCGTCCGCAGTTCTACTTCCGGACGACGGACGTGACGGGTGTGATGGAGTTGCCGGAAGGCACCGAGATGGTGATGCCTGGCGACAACGTCACGGTGGGTGTGGAACTGATCACCCCGGTGGCGATGGACAAGGGCTTGCGCTTCGCGATTCGTGAAGGTGGCCGCACGGTTGGCGCCGGCACGGTGTCGGAAGTGGTTCTCGACTAG
- a CDS encoding hemerythrin domain-containing protein, with product MRRHKSLHPLSHQHHNGLALCVLIERGLARDSSDANIQRLAAKCADRFDLELVNHFELEEQDLFSAILSELGPNAQVDALVAEHRRMEQQIAQLRVEPTIERLQAFGALLRAHIRSEENELFESVQDRLSDATMQRLGDTFEARAVRVCLEP from the coding sequence ATGCGCCGCCATAAGAGCCTCCACCCGCTGTCCCACCAGCACCACAACGGACTCGCCCTCTGTGTGCTCATTGAACGCGGTCTCGCCAGGGATTCTTCCGACGCCAACATCCAACGCCTCGCCGCCAAATGCGCCGACCGCTTCGATCTTGAACTCGTGAACCACTTTGAACTCGAGGAACAGGACCTCTTCTCGGCCATCCTCTCCGAGCTCGGCCCCAACGCCCAGGTCGACGCGCTGGTCGCCGAACACCGCCGCATGGAGCAACAGATCGCCCAGCTCCGCGTCGAACCCACCATCGAGCGCCTCCAGGCCTTCGGTGCCCTTCTGCGGGCCCACATCCGGAGCGAGGAGAATGAACTCTTCGAGAGCGTCCAGGACCGCCTCAGTGACGCCACCATGCAGCGCCTCGGCGACACCTTCGAAGCCCGCGCCGTTCGCGTCTGCCTCGAGCCCTGA
- a CDS encoding phosphoribosylaminoimidazolesuccinocarboxamide synthase — protein sequence MSTLLQTNIPSLPLIARGKVRDVYAVGDDKLLMIATDRISAFDCVLGSPIPDKGRVLTQLSLFWFDFLKDVVPNHLISANVSDYPADLHQYSDQLESRSMLVKRAEMVQIECVARGYISGSGWKEYKADGTVCGIQLPSGLKESDRLPEPIFTPAFKAQSGHDENISFEKAAQIAGQDVVTRLRDLTLGIYSKAAGYALTRGIILADTKFEFGFIGDTLTLGDEVLTPDSSRFWPAADYKSGGAQPSFDKQFVRDYLETLSWNKQPPAPSLPADVIEKTSDKYREAYEKITGSKL from the coding sequence ATGAGCACCCTACTTCAAACCAACATCCCCAGCCTCCCGTTGATCGCCCGTGGCAAGGTCCGCGATGTCTATGCCGTCGGCGACGACAAACTGCTGATGATCGCCACCGATCGCATCTCCGCGTTCGATTGCGTCCTCGGCTCACCCATTCCAGACAAGGGCCGGGTTCTCACCCAGCTCTCTCTTTTCTGGTTCGATTTCCTGAAGGACGTCGTACCCAACCACCTGATCTCGGCCAACGTCAGCGACTACCCGGCCGACCTGCACCAGTACAGCGACCAGCTCGAAAGCCGCTCCATGCTCGTTAAACGCGCAGAGATGGTGCAGATTGAATGCGTCGCCCGCGGCTACATCTCCGGCTCCGGCTGGAAGGAGTACAAGGCGGATGGCACCGTCTGCGGAATCCAGCTCCCCTCCGGACTCAAGGAGAGCGACCGCCTGCCCGAGCCCATCTTCACGCCCGCTTTCAAGGCCCAGTCGGGCCACGACGAGAACATCAGCTTCGAGAAGGCCGCTCAAATCGCGGGCCAGGACGTTGTCACGCGCCTGCGCGACCTCACCTTGGGCATCTACTCCAAGGCCGCCGGCTACGCGCTCACCCGCGGCATCATCCTCGCCGATACCAAGTTCGAGTTCGGCTTCATCGGCGACACGCTCACCCTCGGCGACGAAGTCCTCACGCCCGACTCCTCGCGCTTCTGGCCGGCCGCCGATTACAAGTCCGGCGGCGCGCAGCCCTCTTTCGACAAGCAGTTCGTACGCGACTACCTCGAAACGCTCTCCTGGAACAAGCAGCCCCCCGCTCCATCGCTGCCGGCCGACGTAATCGAGAAAACGTCCGACAAGTACCGGGAGGCGTACGAAAAGATCACTGGTAGCAAACTGTGA
- a CDS encoding CvpA family protein encodes MNWLDIFFLVLLGIFVTQGIRRGFTRLAIGLASTMLGLFLATWFYGSAGAYFQPYLSSRALCNIVGFMLVFVGVQAVGGLLGWGLSRIFKWTGLSWLDRMLGALFGLIKATLIGVVFIMMLLAFPIKPVPDSVADSTVAPYLVEASHVLVYLAPRDLKDGFLATYERVKKLWTGVRHDAEHETPPKASN; translated from the coding sequence GTGAACTGGCTCGACATCTTCTTCCTGGTTCTGCTCGGGATCTTCGTGACGCAAGGCATTCGCCGGGGCTTCACGCGGTTGGCAATCGGCCTGGCATCCACGATGCTGGGCCTTTTCCTCGCAACCTGGTTCTATGGCTCCGCCGGAGCCTACTTCCAGCCCTACCTGAGCTCCCGTGCGCTCTGCAACATCGTAGGCTTTATGCTCGTCTTTGTTGGCGTTCAGGCGGTGGGAGGCCTTTTGGGCTGGGGCCTCTCCCGCATCTTTAAGTGGACCGGCCTCAGTTGGCTCGACCGCATGCTGGGCGCCCTCTTCGGCCTCATCAAGGCCACCCTGATCGGCGTGGTCTTCATCATGATGCTGCTGGCCTTCCCCATCAAGCCGGTGCCCGACTCCGTGGCCGATTCCACCGTCGCCCCCTACCTCGTCGAAGCCTCACACGTCCTCGTCTACCTCGCCCCGCGAGATCTCAAGGACGGTTTCCTGGCGACCTACGAGCGGGTGAAGAAGCTCTGGACCGGCGTCCGGCATGACGCCGAACACGAAACTCCACCCAAGGCGAGCAACTAG